From the Thamnophis elegans isolate rThaEle1 chromosome 11, rThaEle1.pri, whole genome shotgun sequence genome, one window contains:
- the LOC116515011 gene encoding LOW QUALITY PROTEIN: putative GTP-binding protein 6 (The sequence of the model RefSeq protein was modified relative to this genomic sequence to represent the inferred CDS: inserted 2 bases in 2 codons), producing MAEKGGVSRHAAPTVLHVLIAMGSRWRQLQCLVQIFRPEVRLLPATCQWRNPVRFWHNSAANYRQPPSGNGPARGKSGAGTLSSWGTEDNEEGDLVDNDDEEEEDLDVEDKLLEESRLPFVSLEAQRVFIVHPAVKWGPDKPKLTTAELQLAEAVTLINTLQNWTVIDKIILPIQIPDKKFIFQKGNFQLLTGKNKKLKFALLSSVFVNVEMLSPVAKKVLGSSWGVKVFDRYTIVLHIFRCNAQTKEAKLQIALAELPLLRTNVRNEVAQLDQQRXGSRYIMGSGETFMEIQLRLLKEKEVKIQKALRKLXKNRSLLRKQRKKYEFPIISVMGYTNCGKTTLIKALTGDAKLQPRDQLFATLDITAHAGYLPSRLTVLYVDTIGFLSQLPHNLVESFSATLEDVACSDLILHVRDVSHPETSLQKKTVLSVLKNLNIPNHLLESIIEVHNKVDLVDRILPKETNAIVTSALLGHGLKELKEEIEERVLKGTGKKIMTIKINLSGPQLSWLYKEAVVQEVDVAPEDNTAKVRVIISDSALWKCKRLFPQSSYLS from the exons ATGGCGGAGAAGGGCGGGGTTTCCAGGCATGCTGCACCAACCG TGTTGCACGTATTGATTGCCATGGGTTCCCGATGGCGCCAGCTGCAGTGCTTGGTTCAGATATTTCGCCCAGAGGTTCGCCTGTTGCCAGCTACCTGTCAGTGGCGAAATCCCGTTAGGTTCTGGCACAACTCTGCTGCCAATTATCGCCAGCCGCCATCCGGCAATGGACCGGCTCGGGGAAAGAGTGGGGCTGGTACGCTCTCTTCCTGGGGGACGGAAGACAACGAGGAGGGGGACCTGGTAGACAACGacgatgaagaagaagaagacctgGATGTAGAAGACAAGCTGTTGGAGGAGTCCAGATTACCGTTTGTCTCGCTGGAGGCCCAAAGAGTGTTTATTGTACACCCGGCTGTGAAATGGGGACCTGACAAGCCGAAGCTGACCACAG CTGAATTGCAGCTAGCTGAAGCTGTTACTCTAATAAACACCCTTCAAAACTGGACCGTGATAGATAAAATCATTCTGCCTATACAAATTCCTGACAAGAAATTTATCTTTCAGAAAGGAAATTTTCAACTTCTAACTGGTAAGAAT aaaaaaTTAAAGTTTGCCCTTTTATCATCTGTCTTCGTAAATGTAGAAATGCTCTCTCCTGTAGCTAAA AAAGTATTGGGAAGTAG CTGGGGTGTGAAGGTTTTTGACAGATACACCATTGTCCTTCATATTTTCCGATGTaatgctcaaacaaaggaggcaaaactccagatagctttgGCTGAACTGCCACTTCTAAG AACCAATGTGAGAAATGAGGTTGCTCAATTAGATCAACAGA GGGGCTCAAGATACATTATGGGATCAG GTGAAACTTTCATGGAAATTCAGCTTCGtctcttaaaagaaaaagaagttaaaattCAAAAGGCTCTAAGGAAGC AAAAAAATAGAAGTTTACTCAGAAAACAACGGAAGAAGTATGAATTTCCAATTATTTCAGTAATGGGCTATACTAATTGTG GGAAAACCACTCTAATCAAGGCCCTCACAGGAGATGCAAAGCTACAGCCTCGAGATCAACTTTTTGCCACATTGGACATTACAGCACATGCTGGCTACCTGCCATCTCGATTGACTGTTCTGTATGTTGATACCATTGGATTTCTCTCTCAGTTGCCCCACAATCTTGTTGAATCGTTTTCAGCTACATTAGAAGATGTAGCCTGCTCA GATTTGATTCTTCATGTGAGAGACGTTAGCCATCCAGAAACCAGCCTCCAGAAGAAAACTGTATTATCAGTTCTCAAGAATCTTAATATTCCCAATCATCTACTTGAATCCATTATTGAAGTACACAACAAAGTTGATTTAGTAGATAG gATTCTACCTAAAGA AACAAATGCTATAGTCACTTCAGCTCTCCTTGGACATGGTTTAAAAGAGCTGAAAGAAGAAATTGAGGAAAGAGTTTTGAAAGGAACTGGGAAAAAAATtatgacaattaaaatcaatttatCTGGACCGCAGCTCAG CTGGCTGTACAAAGAAGCAGTAGTACAAGAAGTTGATGTTGCTCCTGAAGATAATACAGCTAAAGTAAGGGTCATTATAAGCGACTCTGCCCTGTGGAAATGCAAACGACTATTTCCTCAGTCTAGTTATTTGTCTTGA
- the PLCXD1 gene encoding PI-PLC X domain-containing protein 1 → MGKRKKESKKKSINLGSEADKWMSDLPESLWAVPLSNLSLPGSHDAMTYCLDKKSEVSANGSKLLQLLDKHMHWIVHPIILRWSITQDLTVLEQLDAGIRYFDFRIAHKPDDPSMKLYFVHMLYTTVEVEVVLWDILRWLKDHPWEVVVLAFRNFDGLDEIHHNHLVSCIKKIFSSRLCPRNIIPTLRNMWSNGYQVIVSYDEIMQVVHHSELWPAIPYWWGNKDTARKLIEVLEKKKQSGRPDGLFVAGINLTADLGYILANINSSVKKMTLKALPLLNMWVKKQHPGSKKDCINIVAGDFIEKNNFVENVINLNTKLILQ, encoded by the exons atggggaaaaggaagaaagagtcaaaaaagaaatccattaaCCTGGGCAGTGAAGCTGATAAGTGGATGTCTGATTTACCCGAAAGTCTTTGGGCTGTACCTCTCTCTAATCTGTCATTACCAG GTAGTCATGATGCAATGACATATTGTCTGGATAAGAAGTCAGAAGTCAGCGCAAATGGATCCAAATTGTTGCAGTTACTTGATAAACATATGCATTGGATAGTGCACCCTATTATTTTGAGATGGTCAATAACACAG gaTCTGACTGTGTTGGAACAATTGGATGCTGGAATTAGGTATTTCGATTTTAGAATAGCTCACAAACCTGATGACCCTTCCATGAAATTATACTTCGTTCATATGTTATATACAACAGTGGAAGTAGAg GTTGTTCTATGGGACATTTTACGATGGTTGAAAGACCATCCTTGGGAGGTGGTTGTTCTAGCTTTCAGAAATTTTGATGGCTTGGATGAGATTCATCACAATCATTTGGTCTCCTGCATAAAGAAGatcttcagttccagattgtgTCCTAGAAAT ATTATCCCAACCCTCCGCAATATGTGGTCAAATGGCTACCAAGTGATTGTGTCTTATGACGAAATAATGCAAGTGGTGCATCATAGTGAATTGTGGCCTGCAATTCCGTACTGGTGGGGAAATAAGGATACAGCACGAAAGCTTATTGaggttttggaaaaaaagaagcaaagtggTCGCCCAG ATGGATTATTTGTCGCAGGAATCAATCTTACTGCAGATTTAGGATATATTTTGGCAAATATAAACAGCTCTGTTAAAAAAATGACTCTGAAGGCTCTTCCATTACTAAATATGTGGGTAAAGAAACAGCATCCTGGATCAAAAAAGGACTGCATTAACATCGTTGCTGGAGACTTTATAGAAAAGAATAATTTTGTGGAGAATGTGATAAACCTTAATACCAAACTGATTTTACAATAA